The DNA window GCTGATTGACTTTTGTTTTGAGGCCAGAATAGCGGTACAGGATATCTTTATATAAACAACATGAAGGATTTTGAAAGTTTTCCATGTTCCCTTAAAGGAAGAGTTAAATTCCAATGGAATGAGCCTTAAAAACAGTGACATAATGTATATTTTCCTCTAACAGTATATACCCATTTACCGACATTCGAAAACCATCGACGCTCGCAATATTTTCAATCTCATACTAACAATATAGCGATGACATTGAGATTGTATTGCGCGCATTGCATTTTCAGACGTCACCGTTGACAGTTACCAGAACTGTCAAATTTGACGTCACAAATTGCAATCTGACGTCATACAATCTGAATGTAACAAATTTGGAAAAGTCTGGCTCACGTCGTTTTTGACACACAATATTTGACACGCTATCTAATCATCTATgacatttctatttattttttaattacacattGACAAAACTAAATCTATAACTAATGTTTATGTCAATTTTAACAATATGTATCGTGCATGTATCGTGTGTCAATGATTTTGTGTGACATCGAAGTTTTGATAACTTGGACATTGTTACAAATATCGTCTTTCGAAAGTTGAAAGACTATTaactgtttaactttaattgCAAGAAATGTGACAATCCGACTTTAACTGGTATTTTATGcttaaaactagcagacgccccgcggtttcacccgcgtatatcccgttcctgtgagaatacgggattAAATATCGGGGAGAgtctatgatactcacaaataacgtggctttctagtggttttgttttaatcggttcagtagatccagacattACCACCTACAACCccacaaactgtacctctttatGATATCTATATAATTTGGAGTTCGTACATTTGTAGATTGCTTTTCCATCAGTACTCGTATGTAGGTACTAGTAATTTAAAGAGAGAATTGCATTTAAACTActactatatacataaaaaagttactaaaatttctaataaataaaatatttacaagaaattGCTTGAAGTTGTTAAaccaatgattttatttttttcttgaacTGACTCTAAAAGCTTAGCAGGggtgaaaattttcaaaagaaacCCTTCTCAGGGTTTACTATTTTACTTGCACATCCTTGATGGAAAGGCAACCTTATTATTTAAGTGCTAAAAATGCGGGCGGTGAAAGAATCCAAAATTTCAACCAATCAAATCGATTACAATAAGCTGTCAGCCAATCACAGTGATTATAGTAAAGTACCAGCCAGTCATGATTACAGCAAGAGAATAGAGGTGGCTACAAGCGATATTGGTCTTTATGATAAGGGAATAGATGCTGAAACTGAGTGTGAAGACAAGTATGTGGAGAGTTATGAGGCGGCGAACTATGAGATGTACGAACAGATGGCTATGGCGTATCAGAGTGATGTTGCTAGCCaggttggtattttttttttatttacatcccATTGGCCCAATGGTTAGTCCTTGTGGTTTCGgatacgaggtcctgggtttttggttggaaaattaggtatatatcttgaacatggccattttgtatttcgttatgttgtttaatttacttgcaattaggtaaaaatggttttggcgctcacgtcataaaatttgcgtcgcgcgtcaatcgctccgtgcttttcactcacgtgaaagtcataattcggcgtctcgttcgcgcttcgaatcttatccatatcgtaccgacgtgctgcgcgctcttaatgatgatgatgatgatgatgaaagactACCAGCGGTATAATTAGTGTTTCACATTCCAGACCCAACCCTTCCGCTGGCCGGTTTCATGCCCCCAGAGCCGCCGCCCGGTCTCATCGCCTTGCAGTAGAGTTAAGTGTTacttattttctattttcggaagacgaATTGCCTTTATATGTAGTACGATGCCAACTTTATGACGTTTCGGAACATCGTGCGTCAAACTGCGCGATacaaaattttaggtatcagcggtacGTTAAAGCGCGGCGGGCATAACCCTGCACGCGACTCCAATCCATCCGCGTCTTGTGTTAGCGTACTTTATTCACATGATAGCATATGTTGTGGATAAAttatctgggctatcacggccagtaacccctctgcttccgattccggagggtgtgggttcgattccggtccggggcgtgcacctccaacttttcagttgtgtgcattttaagaaattaaatatcacgtgtctcacggtgaaggaaaacatcgtgaagaaacctgcatacactctggtatgcaggtttcctcacgatatttaatttcataaaatgcacacaaagttggaggtgcatgccccggaccggattcgaacccacaccctccggaatcggaggcagaagtatatccactgggatatcgcGGCATGCGTTATTACTGTAAACTTTTACGTACTAGGTTGATAGGAATTCCGTCTTCCGCAAGTAGAACTATACTTTATATATTGACTTATATTGTAATTCtgattaattgtaaataaattctttaatatttagACACTTGACTTTTTTATACTGTACCCTCTCTCTTTTGTTCAGCCTTTGTGATCATGTGAGGTACTGGATTCGAATTTTGGACTGGACTATATTTTGCTATCTTCTGTTaaagtctatttttttaaagcagagactgaaatgacatttagaaacgtcaaacataaaaataatgtgaccagCTTAAAAAGAATAAGGTTGTCCTAACGATTCTGATTCGATTAAAATcgataaaaacaatacaatgatacataagaaataaaataaatgtacagaatgtgtaattatgatatcaataaccaaagttaccgacatagcttaacgtgtcgcaaagctgaagtggcaaagggtggagctcatagttcgaagagccaatggttgttacggtcccaaggtgctggatcgACCATCGAGGCGACCCTGATCtagaaaatgcagtgttggtcgacccaccactaggtggactgacgacatcaagcgagtcgcagttaTTAGCTATTATATGCAGGCGGctaaggatcgtgatgtttgaaagtccctacaaaaggcctatgtgctgcactggacgtccatcggctgatatgacgatgatgatgaacataccTTTAATAATTCTTATACGTTTTTTACagcttataaattactttatactatccaataattaatagtttgcaAGAAATACTTTTCATTGTAAtcgaattaaaaatacaatttattgaatacattgataaaatcgtgaattaattagatattttcatcaataataataaattttttggtCCTTAACTGACAAATCGATACTCAGCAATCATTTAATTCCTTAATATCGATTTTGTGACGTCTCTATTTACTGCATATAAAAATCAGGCAACACATGAAACGTCATTTTTGTCTCTTTAGAGAAAAAACACACTATAGGTACAACGTTTGAGTGCAATaatgtatatctatctatctatgtagATCAGCGgacttattatgtatctcggtgtactattcaaataatacgagtcactacatcgtttttcctCGTATTTTCaccactactatactaatgtaCCACTTTACCATTACtatactaagcggtttagttcctctttccttatacgcactgcaaagatgtggaatgctctcccagcttcagttttccccaccacctacaacatgggtatattcaagtcaaaagtgaataggcatcttctaggcaagcgtccaccataggctgtatcatcgcttaccatcaggcatgattgctgctaagcgcttgcttatttaaaaaaaatactaatataactTTACGTAAAGTGAAGAGAACTATGTAATTTCATTGTTAAAACCAAGTTAAATAactgtaaaattgaaaatacgaTAGAAAACTATGTAGTAATcaattatttgaatggtacagagatacataataactgtaaaattaaaaatacgataGAAAACTAAGTACCTAGTGACACAAACGGTCGGTCTCCTTTATACCATTTTATCAGCTCATCAACTAGTTACACCTCTGAGACTTATAATTCTTCGTTGTAGTACCTAATTCATTGCGGTGAGGAACCGATTTCACCTTCAGAGGGTCAGGTAAATGAAACGACagcattaaaaacaataaaatagattttcatttattgtGAGACGAAAAATACAACAATGGGACTTATCACCTAAAATGGTTAGTGGCAGACGTCACGTCAAGTCAAACAACTGGCTCAAGACTCCTAATTTATGTCTTTCTTCGGGAACTCGTGGTACGTAACGAATATAACAAAACAGCAACATTATACACAAAACGATAACATGCCATCACTATTCACTGAAACCGTAACTAATATTATCATTTAAACATGTGAACTTTCAatagtttttcatatttttttttaactaagttttttttaaaaaggcttTTATTGATTCGAAGCTAATACTTGATTACTTACAAGATTGTAATAGTTTAGTGTAGCGCTCTACGCTATCGAGGAATAGCTCATGCCTACCCGACGCGCCGTCGCGCCGACCCGGCACCGGCCCGGCGGTGACCCGGCGGTGTCCGGCGGGGACACCGGCCGCGGCCCGGGCCGGCCCGACCACTCTTCACTAGGTCCATTAAGTACATGCTTACTTTATAAGTCGAAAATGCCACTGCTGCGAATTGCGATCCTACGTCGCCTATTTCTGTGCCGGCGGCGCCTCTATTGCCCGTAGAGAGAGAATGCCAAAATCAATTCGTTACACCGTAGACTATATTTCGTTTAATAAACTTGAAGTATTTATCAATAATCAataagtacattataataattgaataattaGTATTTTGTTTCATAAGAGACtagcattacaaataaatacctTCAGCTAtacaatttaatgtttattttctatttaaacaTTTTGAAGATGTTTAAAGTGGACTACTCCGGTCCCCGCACAAGACAGCCGTCGCGGTCCTTGTGCGGGCACTCGCCGACGCGTCTACGCACAATACGCGGTCGCGGTCATTGTGCAGGCACTCGCCGACGAGTCTACGCACAGTGTGCGGTCGCGGTTTATGTGCGGGCACTCGGCGACGAGTGTACACACAATACGCGGTCGCGGTCCTTGTGCGGGCACTCGGCGACGAGTGTACACACAATACGCGGTCGCGGTCCTTGTGCGGGCACTCGGCGACGAGTGTACACACAATACGCGGTCGCGGTCCTTGTGCGGGCACTCGGCAACGAGTCTACGCACAATACGCGGTCGAGGTACTTGTGCGGGCACTCGCCGACGCATCTACGCACAATACGCAGTAGCGGTCCTTGTGCGGGCACTCGGCGACGAGTCTACGCACAATACGCGGTCGCGGTCCTTGTGCGGGCACTCGCCGACGCGTCTACGCACAATACGCGGTAGCGGTCCTTGTGCGGGCACTCGCCGACGCGTCTACGCTCGAGATATGACTTAAATGTATACTTACACTTAGGGGAAAGgtcgtaaaaacaaaaaaaaagttattgaaatttataacaaacaccTTAACTAATACTCTTCAATAATAATTGAGTCTGCGGCGGGCGCGGGCCGCGGCGCGTCGATGGCGCTACAAATGAAACCTTTATACAAAAGACGAGCGCCCCCGCCCGCGCGCGCGCGCGAAAGCAATACAAAACATTCCATTCCGTGTAAGAGACGACACGACGCTAcgcgaacattttttttttatttatttatttcaaaaaacacACGCCCATTCGCTCGTCCTCGCGCTtatatatctaaaattaataattagacaatatttttttttatttgttcaacaGACGCGCGCGGCCGCCGTACGACGCGCGCgcgtataataataaaaatattttcaaaacaatcgaATAATTAAACACACTAGTTAACAATAAGTGGTGGTGCGGCGACGGGCGGCGTTACACGGCGGTCTCGGTGTGGCTGTGGCTGGAGAGGCGCTCGACGTCGAGGTCGACGGCGAGCGCGTCGCGCGGCTCGTCGCTGGACGAGTGCGAGTAGCGCTTGGACAGCGCCGTCTGCTTGCGCAGCGCCTCCGCCAGCGCCGCGTCCGCCAGCGAGCCGCGCGAGTCCAGCCCCTGCCGGAACGCGTTCACCACGCGGATCTGCGCGCACAGCACCGCACATGCACTCGCCGCACGCGCGCCGCACGCGCGCCGGCGGCGACGATGGCTTCCGAGCGGTTCGTGTCTCATTGCGCGACCTCATCGGATCTGATCGGGTCCGATCAAGTTGCGCAATTACCccccatgtttttttttaatgtcacaTTATTGTCAACAAAGTAGGGTAAGGTTTGTAGACCAATCTGTTTATTGGCTGAAAAGTGTTGTACCTCAAATTTAGTATGTTAAAAATGTTGCGAGTGGGTGTTGCCAAAAACTGTCGtcgtaaaaaaatttttggcaaCGCATTTTTAAACATCTTAAGTTTGAGAAAACACTTTTCTTTCATTAAACTGATGGGTAAGGTGAAGGTAGGTTCTTACGTCGTAGACGATAATACAGTATTGACGAGGTGCGATTTATGCCTTTGTACACAACCTTACCCTACATTTAATATCTCTACTACATTTTCATTCCATCGGATTTTATTATGTCTGCAATATTGAAAGGGAGGACTGTCAATGTATTGCAGTAAGTCCGTTTGACTCGAGATGTAGTAGCGAGACCAAGCGCATTTATGTGTATAAACTGAAAAAGCGGATCACTGCGGACGATTAACTTTACACATCAGCACATCTGTCTTCTCTGTCGTCTTCTGTCTCGTCTGTCAACTTGTCACTCCATCCAAACCAAACGGAATTCCCAGAATAGATTGACTAAACCCAGTTCTAATACCTATACTCGTTCGCCCAAGGAAAACATCGAAAATTTTGACAAttatttttgctataaaccCAGTTTTAGTACCTGTTTTCTTCCTCCCAAGGAAAACATCGAAACTTCATGCTAAGAAAAAACGGTTTTTAAAATACCAAACACATAGACTTCGTCCGGGCGATACAACGTGTGACGTCAGAGATGCGTgcgtagcgctattctgtaacgatcttttgaagtgataacttacaGGAGAGTAAACCGCTTGGTAGCGTAACGCGTTATTGTCTGACTTCCCTTTCTCTAACGCATACGGCAGCAAGTTTAAGTTATCGAATTTTTCTATATCTGCTTCTAACACAGGGAACTCTATACACTTTCTCTATAGACTCATCattgattttcaatttttttcgtGCTGATGGAAGTCCACTTCTAGCTTCTAGAGTTCCAAACACCAGTCTCGAgtcgtcagcatccagcggctccctgtaaatCCTGCCCTTtaatgtcgtcggtccacctagtgtgtGATCGTTCAACACTGCACCcgatgcagggtcgccattccattaCCCTGGGTCTTGTCCATCGAATGTTGAGAAAAATCCATCGTCTCTTCAAACTatttgccccgcccattgcagCTTCAGTATtgcgattcgttgagctatgtcatgACTTTGGTAATGTGACTTCTCtggatctcatttctgattcgattatgCAGAGATTACGCTGATTGACTCTAAGCTTTCTTTTGAGGCCAGAATAGCGGTACAGGATATCTTTATATAAACAACATGAAGGATTTTGAAAGTTTTCCATGTTCCCTTAAAGGAAGAGTTAAATTCCAATGGAATGAGCCTTAAAAACAGTGACATAATGTATATTTTCCTCTAACAGTATATACCCATTTACCGACATTCGAAAACCATCGACGCTCGCAATATTTTCAATCTCATACTAACAATATAGCGATGACATTGAGATTGTATTGCGCGCATTGCATTTTCAGACGTCACCGTTGACAGTTACCAGAACTGTCAAATTTGACGTCACAAATTGCAATCTGACGTCATACAATCTGAATGTAACAAATTTGGAAAAGTCTGGCTCACGTCGTTTTTGACACACAATATTTGACACGCTATCTAATCATCTATgacatttctatttattttttaattacacattGACAAAACTAAATCTATAACTAATGTTTATGTCAATTTTAACAATATGTATCGTGCATGTATCGTGTGTCAATGATTTTGTGTGACATCGAAGATTTGATAACTTGGACATTGTTACAAATATCGTCTTTCGAAAGTAGAATGACTATTaactgtttaactttaattgCAAGAAATGTGACAATCCGACTTTAAATGGTATTTTATGCttaaaactagccgacgccccgcggtttcacccgcgtatatcccgttcctgtgagattacggggattaaatatcgGGGAGagtctatgacacttacaaataacgtggctttctagtggttttgttttaattggttctgtagatccagacaTTACCACCTACAACACCACGAacagatatatatataatttggaGTTCGTACATTTGTAGATTGCTTTTCCATcggtactcgtaggtaggtactagtaaTTTAAAGAGAGAATTGTATTTTAACTActactatatacataaaaaagttactaaaatttctaataaataaaatatttacaagaaattGCTTGAAGTTGTTTAACCAATGATTTTCTAACCTTAAATCAGTTTTCTTGAACTGACTCCAAAAGCTTAGCAGGggtgaaaattttcaaaagaaacCCTTCTCAGGGCTTACTATTTTACTTGCACATCCTTGATGGAAAGGCAACCTTATTATTTAAGTGCTAAAAATGCGggcggtgaaagaattttaaaatcaccGGATGTTATGGGAAATGGTTTTAAACACATACGACGTGAGCcagaaaacatagaaaatatcaaaattcaacAGAAACACCCTTAGATTCATCACCAAAGGATTTCATGGAAAAAACACAAGTATACAAATTCAAATGTTCTAAAcgctaaattaaataaaagaaccaCTCCAACATTATTTTAGGTTTTGTGCAAAAATCCAAAAACAAGTGTCACACACATTTGAGGAGGGGGAGTGTGCGTAATTTAGTATATAGAACATCTGGTATAGATAATACAATGTATTCAgtgttaagtaaaaaaaaaacaacattgttTTAGCCATGAAAACGCAAAAGTGCAAATCCATTGTCGGGTGCGACATCACACATAttgtaatgaaaaatgtacaCTTGTCGGAATAAACAAATAGAAGCACACCGAGCCAAAAGAAAGGCGACAAGCGTTAGGTAATTCAAAATTCCAGTCACAGATCCCCGCAATCGTGGCGACGGGGACAAAAGGACCCAAATGTCAGGAGTTCAACTCAATAATACTGCTAGTTCCATTGTCTTCCATAACTGCACAGTACTACCACTTTTATAGCATCGTTTGCAGTAAAAataacagtgtgcctagtgagagttttcaatgtttgcatactgttactatcgcgttaacgcaaacgcgaatttatatggaatttaaacagttgggcagtaatgccactagatggcgctgtttcaattacttagaaattcgcgtttacgttaacatgatcgtcacagtatcaaatgCACTAGGCCACTTAGATCCATGTTTTATCGCCAAGGCGTTGACACTCCGATTTTGAGCCGTAAAATATAGGCTATGCTGATATATCGACTAAACTTATAAAAGTGGTAGACAGACAAGACAGATCGTGTTTATTCTTTGGGTACTTTTGTTCCCGTCTCCCAAATGGCGCAGGTGTGTCCACCGCAGGTCGCGTGGCCGGCGAGACTGCGTCCTGCACGCATGCCATGCAGTGATAACTACTTGCCCCTCCCGCCTCTGAATACAGACATTAGTCGTTGCATGTTAAAATGGTGTGGTGGGTTCCATGCATCGCGCGCGTCACGGGGCGAACACGCAAGCGACGCAACCGCCGCACTGAAAATGCGAACTACGTCATCAGCGAACGCAAAAAAGCCGCAATTGAGGTGTGACGTCATTCACATTGGAAGCATACGTAACTGCGTATTGGCCGCTTTTCTCTGTGACTGCATTTCATCGTCCCTCTATGCCAGTCGCGAAGCTATACCTAGAAGCAACATAGATCGCGACTCCATCCCCTTGTTTGGACAAAGCAAAGCTGTCACCTAGATTATAATCATCGAGATAGAGAAGCATCGCTAGCCTAATCTATAAGCTTGTTATGGAGTCGAATGGATTGTGTACCAATAGCTTCCACGAAACTCCGGCGAGTTGGGAGTTTCTGGTGGAACTCGCGATTCCGTTTTGATTTTGTGCAAATTATGAGGCAacttaatatacaatatacatacacaaCTACTAATGAATGCTAAACTATTATATTGCTCGGATAATCCGCTcgctaaatattaataatataataaattgctaTGAAcgaaatctataataataattaattaattgttattttatagcTTTATGCGAATACATCTAAAAGTTGCCTAAttgaaattactttttttttataataagaaggtaaaatagaaatatatttaaaatgattgCATTATATTAAACTACGCAAGCGTTATGACTTAAGCATATATTTATTCCCTATAGGTTtcgtaaatttttaattaatatccaaTTCTAGGAATACAGTTTTATTTCCTTACGcagttttttcaaaatttctaaatgtaaaaagtttttttataaaattttattcttagTCAAGTTAAGGTATCTCGAAAAAGCCCCAAATGTCTTAGTTTTTATATCAATTCCATAAAATTCGGTCTCGAAATATGGGTACATACGG is part of the Bicyclus anynana chromosome 25, ilBicAnyn1.1, whole genome shotgun sequence genome and encodes:
- the LOC128199484 gene encoding uncharacterized protein LOC128199484; translated protein: MRAVKESKISTNQIDYNKLSANHSDYSKVPASHDYSKRIEVATSDIGLYDKGIDAETECEDKYVESYEAANYEMYEQMAMAYQSDVASQTQPFRWPVSCPQSRRPVSSPCSRVKCYLFSIFGRRIAFICSTMPTL